One genomic window of Cannabis sativa cultivar Pink pepper isolate KNU-18-1 chromosome 2, ASM2916894v1, whole genome shotgun sequence includes the following:
- the LOC133029022 gene encoding uncharacterized protein LOC133029022, which translates to MKSPDFVSLLADSHSRRSCFCSLVPATSLLCLVFLLGNAFIAPIYKEKLSIWGMTDTLHNLNFNKCKNQCRPNGSEALPEGIVSKTSNLEMRPLWGFPKKNESAKVNLFAVAVGIKQKDLINKMVKKFLSNNFAVMLFHYDGKLDEWKSYEWCDHVLHVSAINQTKWWFAKRFLHPDIVAEYGYIFLWDEDLGVESFSPQRYISIVQSEGLEISQPALDPAKSVELHHQITARGRKIVHRRIYKHGESGKGCDGSSTAPPCTGWIEMMAPVFSRAAWRCVWYMIQNDLIHAWGLDMQLGYCAQGDRTNNVGVVDAEYIIHYGRPTLGGGGGDGNKTSFSAKGHTVKTKNISSTEKAPSHSHSHFKGPRVDVRRQSYIELDIFKKRWEKAVQEDKCWVDPYK; encoded by the exons ATGAAGTCTCCTGATTTT GTATCTTTACTTGCTGATTCACACAGTAGGAGGTCTTGCTTTTGTAGCCTTGTTCCTGCAACTTCTTTGCTATGTCTAGTTTTTTTATTAGGGAATGCTTTTATAGCACCAATCTACAAAGAG AAATTATCAATATGGGGAATGACTGATACTCTACATAATCTTAACTTCAACAAATGCAAG AACCAATGTAGACCTAATGGGAGTGAGGCATTACCCGAAGGTATTGTATCCAAGACTTCAAACTTGGAAATGCGGCCTTTGTGGGGTTTTCCAAAG AAAAATGAAAGTGCTAAGGTTAACTTATTTGCTGTGGCTGTTGGCATAAAACAAAAGGATTTAATCAATAAAATGGTTAAAAAG TTTCTATCCAATAATTTTGCTGTAATGCTCTTCCATTATGATGGTAAACTTGATGAATGGAAGAGTTATGAATGGTGTGACCATGTGTTACATGTATCTGCAATCAATCAAACAAAATG GTGGTTCGCCAAACGTTTCTTACATCCTGATATAGTGGCTGAATATGGCTACATTTTCCTTTGGGATGAGGACCTTGGAGTAGAAAGTTTCAGTCCTCAAAG GTATATATCTATTGTTCAAAGTGAAGGGCTTGAGATATCCCAGCCTGCACTTGATCCAGCCAAATCAGTAGAGCTGCATCATCAAATTACTGCACGGGGGAGGAAGATAGTCCACAG AAGAATTTACAAGCATGGTGAAAGTGGGAAAGGTTGTGATGGCAGCAGTACAGCTCCTCCATGCACTGG ATGGATTGAAATGATGGCCCCTGTTTTTTCAAGAGCTGCTTGGCGTTGTGTATGGTATATGATCCAA AATGACTTGATTCATGCTTGGGGTCTAGATATGCAGCTTGGTTACTGTGCACAG GGTGATCGAACCAATAATGTTGGTGTTGTTGATGCTGAATACATAATTCATTATGGTCGCCCTACACTGGGAGGTGGAGGTGGTGATGGAAATAAG ACAAGTTTTTCAGCGAAAGGCCACActgttaaaacaaaaaatatttcaagcaCAGAGAAG gCACCAtcccattctcattcccattttaaGGGCCCCAGAGTGGAT GTGAGAAGGCAATCATACATAGAATTAGATATTTTCAAGAAAAGATGGGAAAAGGCTGTTCAAGAGGATAAATGTTGGGTTGATCCTTACAAATGA